A single genomic interval of Dysidea avara chromosome 6, odDysAvar1.4, whole genome shotgun sequence harbors:
- the LOC136259050 gene encoding uncharacterized protein has translation MLILKYPVLKDVEGATKYSSWKLALRNSLKNFRCGSLKEDANNENSAPQAKRLRVTQSDDPDITEDDYDNAVQELKGGKNKKGSKKRSKLSAREVKQLLQKTRHKRNSWIRNDKPHVSDVTEKFPQLVKSRWLRDESKAVLYALKLMFMPSWKTGKIRKKS, from the exons ATGCTGATTTTAAAATACCCAGTTCTGAAAGATGTGGAAGGAGCCACTAAATAT agtTCATGGAAGCTTGCTTTACGGAATTCTTTAAAAAATTTTAGATGTGGAAGTTTGAAAGAAGATGCTAACAATGAGAACAGTGCTCCGCAAGCCAAACGTCTAAGAGTTACCCAGTCTGATGATCCAGATATAACTGAGGATGATTATGATAATGCAGTTCAGGAATTGAAAG GAGGCAAAAATAaaaagggatcaaagaaaagaTCAAAGTTAAGTGCTCGGGAAGTTAAACAACTGTTGCAGAAAACCCGACATAAAAGAAACTCTTGGATAAGAAATGACAAGCCACATGTATCAGATGTTACTGAAAAGTTTCCGCAATTGGTTAAAAGTCGATGG TTACGAGATGAATCCAAAGCTGTGCTATATGCTCTGAAGTTGATGTTTATGCCAAGCTGGAAAACTGGCAAGATTAGAAAAAAAAGCTGA
- the LOC136258660 gene encoding uncharacterized protein isoform X2, with protein sequence MSGISCTLCSATSHLMLNVKEYIRHVKLFHAHRPDFKITCGIEGCQRMYRKPGTFFNHVYDVHGNTSQPSETSGGHDQAVQEDITNCNTGCTNEPTDCDNQSYIPSQDMLQKNSAMFLLGIKEKFKLTQVSLQGVIEGVTALNQQNINTLKSQIYEVTNTANIPHSQMQEIEKCFEKYEHPFANLETQHKQLNYYKRTC encoded by the exons ATGTCGGGAATATCGTGCACACTATGTTCTGCTACGTCACATCTCATGCTGAATGTTAAAGAATATATCCGACATGTCAAGTTATTTCATGCACATCGACCAGACTTCAAAATAACTTGTGGCATAGAAGGCTGTCAGAGAATGTACAGAAAGCCAGGAACGTTCTTTAACCATGTTTATGATGTACACGGAAATACCTCACAGCCTAGTGAAACTTCAGGAGGTCATGATCAGGCAGTGCAGGAGGACATTACCAATTGCAACACAGGGTGTACTAATGAGCCAACTGATTGTGATAACCAGTCATATATACCCTCCCAAGACATGTTACAAAAGAACTCGGCCATGTTCTTACTTGGAATAAAAGAAAAGTTCAAACTTACTCAAGTATCTCTGCAGGGTGTTATAGAAGGTGTGACTGCTTTAAATCAACAAAACATCAACACATTGAAGTCACAG ATCTATGAAGTTACGAATACTGCAAATATTCCTCATTCACAAATGCAAGAAATTGAGaagtgttttgaaaaatatgAACATCCTTTTGCCAACCTTGAAACTCAACACAAGCAGCTAAACTACTACAAAA GAACCTGTTGA
- the LOC136258660 gene encoding uncharacterized protein isoform X1 — translation MSGISCTLCSATSHLMLNVKEYIRHVKLFHAHRPDFKITCGIEGCQRMYRKPGTFFNHVYDVHGNTSQPSETSGGHDQAVQEDITNCNTGCTNEPTDCDNQSYIPSQDMLQKNSAMFLLGIKEKFKLTQVSLQGVIEGVTALNQQNINTLKSQIYEVTNTANIPHSQMQEIEKCFEKYEHPFANLETQHKQLNYYKSNFDFIEPVEVVL, via the exons ATGTCGGGAATATCGTGCACACTATGTTCTGCTACGTCACATCTCATGCTGAATGTTAAAGAATATATCCGACATGTCAAGTTATTTCATGCACATCGACCAGACTTCAAAATAACTTGTGGCATAGAAGGCTGTCAGAGAATGTACAGAAAGCCAGGAACGTTCTTTAACCATGTTTATGATGTACACGGAAATACCTCACAGCCTAGTGAAACTTCAGGAGGTCATGATCAGGCAGTGCAGGAGGACATTACCAATTGCAACACAGGGTGTACTAATGAGCCAACTGATTGTGATAACCAGTCATATATACCCTCCCAAGACATGTTACAAAAGAACTCGGCCATGTTCTTACTTGGAATAAAAGAAAAGTTCAAACTTACTCAAGTATCTCTGCAGGGTGTTATAGAAGGTGTGACTGCTTTAAATCAACAAAACATCAACACATTGAAGTCACAG ATCTATGAAGTTACGAATACTGCAAATATTCCTCATTCACAAATGCAAGAAATTGAGaagtgttttgaaaaatatgAACATCCTTTTGCCAACCTTGAAACTCAACACAAGCAGCTAAACTACTACAAAAGTAACTTCGACTTTATT GAACCTGTTGAAGTTGTACTTTGA